Within Caldalkalibacillus thermarum, the genomic segment TTCACGAGCGCAGCAATAGCCTTTGCTGTATCAATACTGCTGCCCCCACCAACCGCTAGTACGATGTCGCAATTCCCTTTTTGCAAATAACGCAAACCATTTTCCACTATCTGATTAGTGGGGTTCGGGTCCACTTCATCAAAAATGTCATAGGCAATACCCTGTTCGTTCAAAGACATTTCAATCGGATCCAGGATCTTTGCTTTTCTGACACCAGCGTCAGTTACAATGAGGACTTTTTGCTTAACATACGGCTTTAACAATTCCCCCGTTTTTCTCGCTAGTCCTCGTCCATACTCCATTTGTGTCGGCATAAAAAATTTGTACCCATCCAATGCCATTCACTCCTTTTCTTCCATTTGATTTAGTTGATGTTTAATATTGCTAATATGATTTTCCATTGCTGTCCGGGCCATTTCTGCGTCAGCAGTCAGTATGGCTTCATAAATTAAGCGATGTTCGCCCAACACTTCTTCGGTTTTTCCTGGAATTTTAAGTGCATCGATCCTTGCTTCATACACCCCGCTAATAAGGGTATCGGATATCTTAACGCAGTTCTAATAATTCAAAAATGTC encodes:
- a CDS encoding FCD domain-containing protein; the protein is MYEARIDALKIPGKTEEVLGEHRLIYEAILTADAEMARTAMENHISNIKHQLNQMEEKE